Within Rhododendron vialii isolate Sample 1 chromosome 12a, ASM3025357v1, the genomic segment ACCGGATTTATAAAAACCTTCACCAATACAAACATCAAACTTACAGAGAACCAACACACCAAAAAGAGAGGCCTAATATATTGCGTTAGCATGTTGTCTACAGAAattctttaatttatttttcctgAGAACACAATTTCCAGTAGAACAAAACAGAGAATACTTACCAGAATGAGAACCGCTGGCACAATCCTCTGACTTCAGGTTAATTTGGCGGACCAATTTATGACCATGATCACAGATCATTAAAGCACATCTTTCAGGGATAAAAGCCAGCTCAAAATCAGGGGAGAATGATGCATTTCGTCCAGGTCCATCCGCATGACCTGGTGTTTTAGAACCCCCAGCAATAGTGGTCACACCTAAAAATGCATCATTGTCGAAAGAATGAGCTCAATATTCACATCAGGACAATAATTACTGGCAATTAACCTGGCACCGTTGATGTAATGCCAATTGCCAAGAGCACTTCACGAAACATATTTTCTTAAAATGGTTTAACGAGAATATCATATGATCCATATCAAGTCAATCAAAACGATGGGATCCCATCAGTTACTTTAAGAGGTGCAAATAACTACTGAGGCGCAATTTCGAAATACTTGCTGTATTTTGCCTACATCATAAGAAATTCACTGGGACTACAGACAACTCATAGCATTCCAATTTCAGAGGGTGACTTTGATATGGGTCTGATGTGCGGGGATGTACATGTATTTTTGTCAAATGTCACACGATGTGTTCATGACTTTTTCCCATTCTTTATTGGTTATTCTTTTACCTGAATATGAAACAGGTAATCACTCAAACTTGTTGCACAAAGAAACTTGTGCCTATGAGAAAGGAAATATTTAGAAAAGCCTTATCCGACCAGTAGAAGTTGATTAGATACTTCTCAACCATTTCTTAATTGACCCAAATTGACAAAGTCCAACTGTTGACCTTAATTGACCCCCCCGTCCTTTGTAGTATTCCCCGAATCATTGTAACTTCTTGAAACAAAAACTTCATCAGTCTTACAAGTATCATAGCCGACGTTAATTCTGATTAACTCAAACAATTGCTGGCAATACAACTCACACATCCAATTTCCATCGAGATCTCATAGTCGCGAACATTTCACTTTAAGTTACAATTCTTAACTTGCACTCAAAGCAAATGAATACCCAACTTTCGGAAACACGAAGGAATCAGAACAAAAAATATCTGAAATTGGGTTATTGATGTGATGATACCTGACTTGCTAATCTTTCTTATAGCAAGATTGCCCTTGTCAGCGACATATACATTCCCTTTTAGATCAACTGCAAAGCTTTTCGGCTTGTTAAACATGGCAGCGGCCAAATCACCATCCGAAAACCCCAAATCGTTGCCAGATAACCGCTTGATCTCACTCTCTACACATATATTCATAAAGATATAGTACAAGCAAATACAAACACATATGAAGAGCAACAAAATACTTCTGGACCACAAACCATTTGATGATCCGACTAACTCTTAGAAAATTGAATTATCTACTTTTCAAAGCATATTTGTTGGATATCGTCCATTCTTTCCCCAAAAAACTGATGGATCGGAGACTAACGATATCAtatgaaactgatttttttcctCTTAGATAACTTTGgctctaaaacaaaaaaataaactgttCCGAATCTTCTGATCATCAAAATTGAATCCACTACAGCATATcattgacgagaggaattgaaaaagtattaggaattgaaaaagtattaAATAATTGACTGAAAACAACTGTTTggtactttcttcttcttcttcttcttctttttttgattttgatcgtaattgtttacttttttactcctctcgttgagacaaatggTCAATCTAAAATAGTTAGTACAGGACAAATGattaattgtttacttttttgtgaaattttgattttttgtaatTGTTTAATGTTTACTTTTTAATAGGACTCCTCCAAATGGTCAATCCAAAATAGATTAACGcaaatccaacaaaaatcataccaaaacaaaaattcaggAACAACAAGGCCTTATTTACGTGGGTACCTTGGGATGGGGTAAATGTGACGGTGAAAAAGGTACTTTTTTCCGAATCAAGAACGATGAAATCGGACGAGTCGGAGCGGGGGAGGATGAAATGAGGGTTGACATTGAGCTTGTTGCCGTCGAGGACAGTGCTCACCGTGTAGCCTTCTTCGAACACGAGGCGAGCGGAGGCTGAAAATACGTCGAAATTGAAGTTTGGTTTTAGGAAAATAGTTGTACGGGTAAATAAGTTGAAAAGAGAAGTGGGTTTTACGCAGAGATTGCTTACCGCgaaggttgaggaggaggaagagggcgcagaggagagagaggagcggTGCCATGATCGACGATCGATTGAGAGTAAAGTTTTTGGTCGTGAGCCAGTCCCCTCCACAGTCGAGGAACCAAAGTGATATTCCCACATTTTAAATGATATAAAGCGTGATTTGTGGGGGGTTATTTACATTTGGTCCCCGATATATGCTTGTAGAGTGACATTGTGGTTCCTGATATAACAATTGCACGATTTTAGTCCCCATTGTTCAAAAATTTGTGCCAAATGAGTCCCCCAGACTAGATGCCATTAGTTTCCTTAGCTGAGGGTATTTTCTAAAGTTCGCGTACAAAATTCTCCTCATCTTTGGGCAAACTCTATTCCACTCTTCTTTTTCCCTCAGGATACCCCACCCACTTTGTTCACCTTTTAAAAGTAGAGATAAAGGAAATATTCTTTTCTGCCGTTCCGTAAAGAAGAAGTTACAGAGGTCAATTGCGACTTGGACGATccagattgaaaatcaattattatCGGTAATAATTAATTGTGATTGAAATTTCTCccgaaaagttttattaaaatctgaaccgttcaaaactGAAATGGACACACGTGAGATTAAATAGTTCCGTAAACATCCCGGAGGTTCTGTGAAAAAGACACTCtcgtaaaaataaaatacttgtTAGCTCATAAGTTGAAACACCATTAATGAAATTCTATtccactcttctttttttcctcagGATACCCCACCTACTTTGTTaccttttgttctgttttcatctctgagaaatctatttttctctttgcacggtttttctataattttctttatttatctattttcacTTATTATTacttattacatcaaaaatatttttcaaaaataagaatCAAACAAAGGTGCCTCATAAGTTGTGATATTTATTGGTCCGTACACATTATTCTGAAGAAGTTCCAAATGGTGCTTCATGCcttgtcttttgaaaatgcCCCATCATTATTGCCTCCCAAGAGCAGAATCTTTACCAACTTGTTTAATATCTTGAATCATCGACAATTCATACCGTGCATACACCATAATATCTTGAATCATCGACAAGCCAAGTTTCATCAAAAATCACTGCAACATTGTCCGTGTACCACAAAGTTAgcgaaaaacttttgatttttctccATCTTGATCTTTGCCAcaattgggaaaatttcaaaataccctccaacctttacaccaaaattaaattagactcccaactttttaaaaactttaattttactcccaacgttatcttccgttaatcaaaacgccccaTCCCGTCCGAAATGACTTACGGATTTCGTTAAAAGCTCTGTTAAATAGCGTCCCtttcgaattttgatgatccgagccgctcaatgtgttcaaaacatgatttttaggGTATctacgagaaatcagcaaaaaaaaatgaccgagaagggcttcatcatttttttgaagccctttctgatcatttttttcgTTGATTTCTTGCGTGTCCGAAGCAAAATCCGGACATCCgaacttgaacaaaatccaGATCAATCCGCACATccccttttccaatcgaatttcgatgattcgagctgctcaatatgattcaaatatgattttaagggtactagcgagaaatcagcaaaaaacaTGACCGGAAAAGggttcatctgaacagtttttatttccgggcttcatctgaacagtttttatttccgggcttcatctgaacagtttttattacagtttttttaataaaaactgttcaaatgaaccctttttcggtcattttttttgctaatttcttgagcgtacctttaaaatcacgttttgaacatacTGAGCGGTTCatatcatcgaaattcgatcgggacgctATGTAACGAAGCTTTTAACggaatccgttagtcattcggaTAGAAGagggcgttttgattaacggaagaaaacgttaggagtaaaattgaattttggtataAAGGTTGatgggtattttgaaattttcccgcCACAATttatcctttcaaaaaaaaaataaaaatctttgccACAATTTGATGGCTCTAGTAACACCTAATCCTGCATTAAAAGTCTACATTGGTGATCCTAAACACATAAAGAATCATACAAGGTACTACTATTAACTTGGGATTAAGCATTTTGGATCATGTGGTTAGACTCCAACAAGTTATTAGGGCAATGATCTATGTGGGGCGTTACAGAACTTTGTGAAAATCAGTCATACTGTTCCACTTTCGCTAAGGTAATGATGAAACGAGATTTGAATTTGTCACTCCCtctgtctctttttaagtgtccactaTGGTCCTGCATCGCATTTTCAATgacttatatctctcgacgtatattacgtttaatgtttttaaaatcattatcgtatagaaataattgagatatATTAAATAAGAcatatattgcatatttttaacacTACACATTGAGAGATATATGCAACTGAAAATGATATGCAAAAATTATAGTGGACACTGTAACGGCCCTAATTTTGAGTACATTAAaaggacaatttcattgaaaaactaactagagtctggctcaatattataTCGAAACTCTTAacaaaagtacatttattcaaataagggtggaaactagggttcctatctactgttccccctgttcctccatcctggccagcttctcggctccaaaggcttccaaggtgtagagttcaccctgttcgtttataaaatctgacacattataccagtgtcgccaccaatataatatgtcagggtcaccaaaggtaataccgtgagctacaaaagctcaatagaataacccatacctaCTAACCCTTAATTTACGAACAAATGATCGCAAATtcaaagatttccacatagttcatacatattcgacaaaacagttaacaatgacacatccacattcgctattcaactaACATTGGTGTCGattatttttcgagtttctcctacgcgactcctcgtagaccatgtcattggtttcacctttcattaaccaaatcaacatttttaaaatcgtcattttaacacacccaacctcggttccgccgtttcggtctcccgagtatcctcacaatggttccgccgcaccgagttcccattggcacgcaaaactttgcattggcttctctccgcggataaccaagtcatattaccaatgaggctaccacgtctggccccattggcaatcttcacaatgggctaccaagtccggccacattatggttttcataatccacgcaatgggctaccaagtccggccacattgagagttttcattcacacaacgggctaccaagtccggccacgttgcggtttccacaaatccacacaatggctaccaagtccggtcaCATTGCGGGTTTTCTTACGcataatgggctaccacgtccggtcaCATTGCAGTTTCAAAACATACATtgccattaacacaccctaggtgtcatgtttctactttctcgatttctgtgtctcgtttttatgcaaCGACTCTGCGGTAAGACTTTttacatacgtaatcataaatcattcattgtaatcttgaaactaaactagcaagatcatctaaCTCTATATTATTAATCATGCTTAAATcatcacttaaagcataacgccacatgtacggacgcctttggagtgaaaatcacttatgctttacaacaagacaagtaatgcaaacaattcataacacatgctcataaccatctaaagatcaaaatacgaatacttctatcaacgataaagtcttatcttttgcaaaatcgttctttcttcatttgtgggaaattcaaaacaacacatgtgtttattagggaaaaagtcgattattccaacatgttcatacttccattagcgaaaataagttactaactatcatgcatttcaaaatattataagtgatagataaccttatctacggAGAATCTacttgtaacaccccgtcccacatcggaagtctacatggatgatcttgggcatataacaaatctcgtgggctactactagtaccttgtgcttaagcttttgggccatgtggtgtggcttgtggatcaaaatcagggtactagGCCAGTgatctgcttggggcgttacaggtggtatcaaagccatccatgtacacgaccgtgtgggcccttggagtttggtttgatttggttgttggtttgatttataatggtgattatagtgctcaagccctcgcgagggcgcgaggctataaagttggggagattgtaacaccccgtcccacatcggaagtctacatggatgattttgggcatataacaaaccttgtgggctactactagtaccttgtgcttaagcttttgggccatgtggtgtggcttgtggatcaaaatcagagTACTAGGCCAGTGGTTTGCTTGGGGCGTTATatacttatacttccaacatacggttctacgttatacgttgagtttaaTGGACAATGgactctacgtatacttagagatagcgtatatgggactctaccttttTTCTTGGCAGTGGTGGCGACTACGGAGAGAATGTGTACGTCGTGTggagtaacttcttacggtgagcttccggagcttcgaaagagaagggtttctctcgaaactagtttgtgactaaaactactctactttatggatagAAAAGGTGGTTTGGGGATGAGTTTCttaaagaacacaagaagagcttcaagaacaaggaaaactaagcaagaacaagtaagaacacaaactttcttagagagagaagttggaggatgaagatgtgagttgaatggtgagaatgGGGTGATATTTATAaccaaactaacttctattacccaatgaataaaattttccctaacaaatattgtccaatggttgaaagggcaaatcatgattgaaagccttccatgacttgtcaaatcgaatatttaggcataaggctataaaatcaagtaggatcttaggctttctaggtaaatctaggtgatcatagtctaggttggcaagtcttacaagtctagggtagtgtttgattaggctaaggcatagccttccatgtttagttattcataggtctaggttgtagtcaatttctaggatgattaaaggctactttggaatcaaatctaggatgattagggctaggattctatgctagaaattgactagaatgagttgtctagtcaattggacttaaggctaaaatagagctaaagaggtagcttgtgcaagtgtACAAACCTCAaagcacacacatgcacctttctctctctctctctctctctctctctctctctctctctctcccatgcatatatatatatctaggaaagtaactttagtataaataggcttaaggctataacccGAGGCATGACTTGTCTTATcaaattgtatatatatgtatatacacttgGCAAGTCTAATATCTATTAACTAAGggataataatttcctaacatttattacccaatgggtaaagaaaaagtaaggttgacatgaaaggttgaaatgacaaGGTTGACTTCTTGGaagcaaggtacaagatttCAATGTGACTAGATTCCCATGTGACTAGtcttgtcacacacacacacacacacacacacacacatatatatatatatatatatatattagtagacTAGTTGCTACTATCTAATGAGTAATatttcccctaacaattatggaccaaagggtaaggaaaaagtaaggttgacatgacATGACCCAAGATTCTTTTATTGACTTGTCacatcaaagctttattggccattaaaactctattacccaacggTTACAa encodes:
- the LOC131310921 gene encoding uncharacterized protein LOC131310921 isoform X2, with the protein product MAPLLSLLCALFLLLNLRASARLVFEEGYTVSTVLDGNKLNVNPHFILPRSDSSDFIVLDSEKSTFFTVTFTPSQESEIKRLSGNDLGFSDGDLAAAMFNKPKSFAVDLKGNVYVADKGNLAIRKISKSGVTTIAGGSKTPGHADGPGRNASFSPDFELAFIPERCALMICDHGHKLVRQINLKSEDCASGSHSELGMSTWAWALALGVCCSLLGLIIGFVARPYLTSRTGRLQPTFVQRDMEALPNESGETNTDDLLRRQKRNC